Below is a genomic region from Parageobacillus toebii NBRC 107807.
CTTTATATTGTCGTCCTCGTTCAACGACAAATCATGGAGCCAAAAGTATTATCGTCATCAATCGGACTTGACCCGCTTGCTACATTAGTGGCATTATTTGTCGGATTTAAATTAATCGGGTTCCTAGGATTAATTATTGGACCTGTTACACTTGTCATTATCCGTACGTTGCACAGCGCCAACGTATTTCGTGATATTTGGAATTTTATTATCGGAAAGCCAACAACATAAACACAATCAAAGAGAAAAGAGCCTTTCAACACACGGAAAGGCTCTTTTTTCATCTATAAATGCGAAAAAACATTTTTGTATCAAACAATGATTTTAACCAACGGGCGATATACGGCTTAATCATGGACCGGGTAGCAGGAAGAAGAAGAAAGACCCCAGCGATATCACTAAAAAAGCCTGGTGTTATGAGAAGTACTCCACCGATGAGCACACAAATGCCATCGAGTATCGCTCCGCTTGGAAGACGTCCATAGAAAAACTCTCGTTTGGCTTCTTCAACAACGGCTAGCCCTTGTTGTTTTGCAAGCCACACTCCTATCATTCCGGTCAGCATGATCAATGCGACCGTTGACCAAATGCCAATAAGTTTGCCGGAAAGAATAAACAGCCCGATTTCCAAGGCAGGAATAACGATAAACATTCCGATAAACCATTTCATTTCTTTCTTCTTCCTTTCAGAAAAAAGAATAAAAACAGAGAAAATTTCTTCTCTGTTTTTATTATACCTTACAGCACGCTTGCATGTCCTTGATAAACAGCTCCAAATCCAGCATCAACTGTAATTTCCTGCCCATCTTTTAAAATCGATGTAGCATTTTCTACACCGACAATAACAGGAATGCCGAGACTTAAACCAACGACTGCAGCGTGGCTTGTTAATCCGCCTTCCTCGGTAATAATCGCTGCCGCTTTTTCCAATGCTTCCATCATATCCGCATCTGTGCTACATGTTACTAAAATTCCGCCTTCTACCATTTTATTGATTGCTTCCTCTGCCGTTTTCGCAATAATCGCTTTTCCAAAAGCAGACTTACGACCGATTCCTTGCCCTTTTGCGATAATGTCACCGATGACATGCACTTTCATTAAGTTCGTCGACCCCGTTTCTCCTACTGGAACTCCCGCGGTAATGACGACTAAATCACCGTGTTTTACTACTCCTGATTTTACCGCAGCTTCCACGGCAATATCAAGCATTTCATCGGTTGTGTTCGCTTGTGGAGCTACTTGCGAATATACTCCCCATACGAGCGCCAATTTCCGCGATACAGATTCACTGGCAGTAACAGCAACGATTGGCGCCTTTGGACGATATTTTGACACCATATATGCCGTTCTTCCACTTACTGTTGGCGTTACGATTGCCGCCACGTCTAAATTTAAAGCCGTATGCGCAACAGACTGCCCAATTGCATCTGTGATTGTCGTCGCGCTTTCTTTTGTCCGCTGTGCTAATATTTCCCGGTATTGCAACGCTTGTTCGATACGCAGCGCAATTTGATGCATGGTTTTTACTGCTTCTACTGGATAGTGCCCTGCCGCTGTTTCTCCAGATAACATCACCGCATCTGTCCCATCAAAGATCGCATTCGCGACATCGCTTGCCTCGGCCCGCGTCGGTCTCGGATTTCGCTGCATCGAATCTAACATTTGTGTGGCTGTAATAACCGGTTTACCAAGCATATTGCATTTTTTAATAAGCGCTTTTTGGATAAGCGGCACTTCTTCGGCTGGAATTTCCACCCCAAGATCGCCGCGCGCCACCATTAGTCCATCTGTAACCTCTAAAATATCATCAATATTATCCACGCCTTCTTGATTTTCGATTTTCGCAATGATTTGAATATGAAGCGCGTTGTTTGCCTCAAGCAATTCACGGATTTCTAATACATCGGAAGCGCGCCGCACAAAGGAAGCAGCGATAAAATCAACACCTTGCTCAATACCGAATAAAATATCTTGGCGATCTTTGTCCGTAATACCTGGCAAATTGACGCGGATACCAGGCACATTGACTCCTTTTTTGTTTTTCAATACACCGCCATTCAATACTTTCGTCACGATTTCGCGCGCTTGTTTATCGACTGAAATCACTTCTAATCCGATTAGACCATCATCGAGGAGAATTTTTGCACCAGAGGTGACGTCATCGACCAGTCCTTCATACGTAACCGAAATTTTTTCCGGTGTTCCAAGCACTTCCTCCATCGAAATAATCAGCTGTTCTCCTTCTTTTAGCTCAATTGCCCCGTTTTCCATATTATGCGTACGGATTTCCGGTCCTTTTGTATCTAATAAAATCGCTACCGTTTTTCCCGTTCGTTTTGCCGCTTCCCGAATGTTTTGAATGCGACGCCCGTGCTCAGCATGGTCACCGTGAGAAAAATTTAAGCGCGCTACATTCATCCCGGCATGGATCAATTCTACAAGCTTGTCCACACTTTCGCTTGCAGGACCGATCGTACAGACGATTTTTGTTTTCCGCATCATCATTTCTTCTTCCTTTCCACAGGAAATATACTAGATGGATAGCTCTTTCGATAACAAATACATTTTTTGGTCAACGGTATGTTTGTTTGCTAATGCTTCCACAATATCATGGTCGACAAGCTGATTATTTTGGATGCCGACGCAGCGGCCGCCTTTGCCTTCTAACAATAGCTCTACTGCCCGTGCACCTAAGCGGCTGGCTAACACACGGTCAAACGCGGTTGGAGAACCGCCGCGCTGAACATGTCCCAACACTGTGACGCGCGTTTCAAATCCTGTCGCTTCTTGAATTTTCTTTCCAAACTCGACTCCGCTTCCGACACCTTCAGCAACGATAATAATACTATGTTTTTTGCCTCGTTCATGACCACGCTTTAACCGTGCAATAACATCATTCATATCGTAATCGGCTTCTGGAATCAAAATCGTTTCTGCACCTCCAGCAAGCCCTGACCATAACGCAATATCCCCAGCATGACGCCCCATTACTTCAATCACATATGTTCGTTCATGCGATGTAGCAGTATCACGAATTTTGTCAATCGCGTCAATCACCGTGTTTAAAGCCGTATCGAAACCAATCGTAAAATCTGTTCCAGGAATGTCATTGTCAATGGTTCCTGGCACCCCGACACAAGGAAATCCGTGCTCTGTTAATTTTTTGGCACCTTGATAAGAACCATCTCCACCGATGACGACTAATCCTTCAATCCCGTGTTTTTTCAATTGTTCAATCCCTTTTAACTGCCCTTCTTCTGTCTTAAATTCCGGACAGCGCGCCGTATACAGTATTGTACCTCCGCGATGGATAATATCGCCGACATCCCCTACTTCTAATTTTTTAATTTTCCCAGCAATCAAGCCAGCATACCCATAATAAATTCCAAATACTTCTACTCCATGATAAATCGCCTTACGGACGACAGCGCGAATCGCTGCATTCATACCTGGTGAATCTCCGCCACTTGTTAACACACCTATACGTTTCATGTTGCCACCTCATTCGCTCATTGTTTCACAAAACATTTAAAAACGTCTGACCTCATACCTTTAAAACACATCTATAAAATAACACGAAGCATAACAGAACACAATAGACAAGTTTATTGAAACGGCTTACAATATAACAAAGCTGCCCCATAGATGAGACAGCCTTGCTCTTATCTTACCCAAATGTCATCACGAGAAAACGCAAATTGCCCGATCTGTTTAAATTTTTCATATCGCTGTTGAACAAGCGTTTCCCCATCAAGCTTTAAGAGCTGCTTTAGCGATCGTTTCAGCACTTTATCAATTTCCGCCGCTTGTTGGTCCACATCGCGATGGGCACCGCCGCGGACCTCCGGAATAATTTCATCAATCACCCCAAGTTCTTTTAAATCATTCGCTGTAATTTTCATCGTTTCCGCTGCGCGTTGGGCAAGCGACGCATCTTTCCATAAAATCGCAGCGGCTCCTTCTGGAGAGATCACAGAGTAAGTAGAGTTTTCCAGCATATGAATATGATTGCCAACGCCGAGCGCAAGCGCGCCGCCGCTTCCCCCTTCACCAATAACGATGCAAACAATCGGTACCGTAAGTCCTGCCATCTCAAATAAATTTCTGGCAATCGCTTCGCTTTGCCCGCGCTCTTCCGCTGCTTTTCCGGGATATGCCCCTTTTGTATCAATAAAACAAATGATTGGCCGTTGAAATTTTTCCGCCTGTTTCATCAGACGCAATGCTTTTCGATATCCTTCTGGATGCGGCATTCCAAAATTACGTCGAATATTTTCTTTCGTGTCTTTTCCGCGCTGATGACCAATGACTGTCACAGGCAGACCGTCATATTTGGCGATCCCTCCAACAATTGCCTCATCATCTCCAAAACAGCGGTCACCATGGCATTCCAAAAAATGAGTAAACAGCCGCTCAATGTAATCAAGCGTTGTCGGACGATTCGGGTGACGCGCAATTTGAACGCGGTCCCATGGAGTTAAATTCGCATATATGTCATTTTCCAATTTTGCAAGGCGCGCTTCCAATTTTTCAATTTCCGATGAAAGGTCTACATCTGTGCTTTTCATAAATTCTTTTAACTCACTAATTTTTTTGCGCAATTCTATAAGCGGCTTTTCAAATTCTAACTCTGCCACCATCCGTGTCCCCCTCCTCCTTGATGAATATCAAGCACGGTCGTTAATGTATCTTTTAAATCATGGCGATGAATGACGGCATCAAGCTGCCCGTGTTTTAATAAAAACTCTGCCGTTTGAAAGTCTTCTGGAAGTTCCTCCCTTACCGTTTGTTGAATCACGCGTCGGCCCGCAAAGCCAATGAGCGCTCCTGGTTCTGCAAAATTATAGTCTCCCAGCGAGGCAAAACTTGCGGATACCCCTCCGGTAGTCGGATGTGTCATCACCGAAATAATAAGACCGCCCTCATCGCTGAACAATTTTAAAGCGGCGCTTGTTTTGGCCATTTGCATTAAACTTAATACTCCTTCCTGCATGCGCGCGCCGCCGGAAGCCGTAAAAATAAGAAATGGTACATGGAGCTCTCTCGCTTTTTCAATCGCTCTCGTAATTTTTTCACCAACAACAGAACCCATGCTTCCCATCCGAAACGCCGAATCCATCACAGCGATCACAATCGGGTATCCATTTAACGTTCCTTCGCCAGTAATGACCGCTTCGTTTAGGTTCGATTTGCGGCGGTCTTCTTCGAGTTTTTCTATATATCCTGGAAACTGCAATGGATTCACTGACACCATATCCGCATCATATTCATGAAAACTTCCTTCGTCTAACAAGCTATTAATTCGTTCACGGGACGGCATCGTATGATGATAGCCGCAGCTCATGCAAACCCTCAAATTTTTTACCAGTTCTTTCGTATACATAATTTTTTTGCACTTGGGGCATTTTGTCATAATTCCTTCTGGAACTTCACTTCTCACTTTTTCGGAAGGAATCGATGCATATTTCTTCTTTTTTGTAAATAAGTCTTTCCACATGAGGTGCTCCCTCCTCCACTTTTTCACTCTATCATTACTACTGTATCGGAAATGAGTAATATTTTTTGTAAAACGGTGTCATCTTTCTTTCGACAATCGATGTTGCGTATATGTTTCCCAAATTTTCGCCACAGCGGCAACATCCCGCTTCGCAAACGCTTTTAGCATCTGTTCATAAAATTCATCTGGAAATGCATCCTCATCATAGATTGTTTGCGAAAAGTTATGGAGCACGCGCCAAATCCGTTCGAGCAAATAGTTTTGTGAAGCTACTGTCACCCATTTGAAAAAAAGCTCATAACTGATCGTTTTTTGTCGAACGCTTTTTTCAAGTTGAGCCAGTTCCTGTTCTGTCCATCGTTGGCAAGCAAGCTGCAAACAAAGCTGTTCTATAAGCCTTTTCGTTTCCGCTAAATCTTCTTTTGCTCGCTCATCTTGTAAAATAAACATTCCGAGTAAATTAATAAGCTGATGATTCCCAACTTCTTTGATATACGTTCCTTCTCCTCTTCGCGTTTCAATTAAGCCGAGAAATTCAAGCGCTCTTAACGCCTCGCGCACAGAAGAGCGACCGACTTGCAGACGCTCTGATAATTCTCGTTCAGAAGGTAGTTTATCGCCGGCGACAAGTCCGTCTTCGCGAATGATCCGGCGGATTTGTTCGAGCGTTTCAATGTATACTTTTGCGTCTTTTACTTGTTACCCCTCCCTGCATGCTTGCTCTATGCATTGTTCAGGAAATTCTAACGAAATCATGTATTTCTTTCCTCCAATTTCCATCACTGGTCTGACCACTTAATGCTTATACGATATAACAAAATTGAAAAATAGTAAAGAAATAAATTATTTTACTACAATATGTTCATCCCCTAGCAGCGCTTTCAATGAAGCGATACATTCATCTGTTAAAGCGACATCATATTCTTCCGTAAGCTTCACCATCTTTTGCTCTTGCTCGTAATATAGAAAGACAGGCGTTTTTCCATGATATTTTTGCAGCAGCTCTTTTAGCGTAAACAATTTTCCAGACGCTATATGTTCCGGACGAATTTTTACATAAAGCGCCTCCATCGCAGGTACGTCTGCTTTGCGAATGACTAGCTGCGCTTTCCCTTTACGAACCTCTACTTTTCCTTCTAATAACCGCACTGTTCCCTTTTTTAAAACTGAAGAATAACGACGATATACATCTGGAAACGCAACCACATCCATTTCCCCGCTTTCATCACTAACCGTAAAGAAAGCCATTTCCTCTCCTGTTTTCGTACGTGTTTTTCTCTCTTCCACAATATATACACCCACTTTAACAGGAAAGTCCGTTTTTTCCCTTATTACACTCATGACTGAGCGGACACCATCCAAACGGAACACCTTCCGATAAGCAGATGTTGGGTGAGGAGAAACATAAACACCGAGCAATTCTTTTTCGTACATTAACTTTTCCTCTAATGACAAAGAAGGTGCTTCTACATATTTTGGCTTCAATGATATATCTGAAAATAATCCTTCTTCGACATACGGACCAACAAGCTGCGCATGTTCTAAAGCAACATCGACGCTTGCTAATAATGATGCTCTTTCGATTCCAAATTCATCAAAGCAGCCTGACAAAATAAGAGATTCTATCGTTTTTCGGTTGATGCCTTTTCCGAATAAGCGAACACAAAAATCAAAAAAGTCCGCAAAAGGCCCCTTTTTTCGCTCTTGTACAATCGCTTTGACTGCCGCTATTCCAACATGTTTAATCGCGGCTAAACTGTAGCGAATCTTTTCATGCTCCACTGAGAAAGAATAACGGCTTTGATTAATCGAAGGCGGCAATATTTCAATCTGTTTTCGTCTTGCTTCATAAATATATAAAGATACTTTTTCTTCGTCTCCGATCACGCTCGTTAATAATGCTGTATAAAAATAAAGCGGATAATGGGCTTTTAAATAAGCAAGTTGGTAGGAAAGCATGCTATAAGCAACGGCATGACTTCGGTTAAACCCATAATTAGCAAAACGGACAATCATATCATATACATCATTTGCAAACCCTTCGTCATAACCTTGGTCGATACAGCCTTGTACGAACTCATTCCGCTGTTGATCTAAAATTTCTTTTTTCTTTTTCGCGACTGCCCGGCGCAATAAATCTGCTTTTCCTAGCGAAAAACCGGCAATGTTCGCAGCGATTTGCATAATTTGTTCTTGATAAATAAGAACACCATATGTCGGCGCTAAAATCGGCGCTAAATCTGGATGAAGATAAGAAACGTTTTCTTCTCCGTGCTTTCTCTTTATATACGAAGGAATGTAATCGATCGGTCCAGGCCGATATAACGCGTTCACCGCCACGATATCCTCAAATTGTGACGGCTTCAATTGCTTTAATACCTGCTTCATCCCATCCGACTCTAACTGAAAAATTCCATTGGTGTCTCCCTTGCTGACCAGCTCGTATGTTTTGCGGTCATCAAGCGGAATGGAACGCACATCGATGGTTTTTCCAGTTTGTTGCTGAATAAGACGGCATATATGTTCAAGCAATGTTAACGTGCGCAAGCCAAGAAAATCCATCTTTAATAGACCTAGCCGCTCTAACACGTCCATCGGGTATTGCGTTAAATACAATTCACCATGACCTTGCTGCAACGGAACGATTTGGGAAAGCGGCTCACTGCTAATAATCACACCCGCCGCATGTGTCGAAGTATGGCGCGGAAGTCCTTCAACCTTCATTGCGATTGCAATCCATTGTTTCAACAAGGAAGAAGCTTGAACCGCTTGGCGAAAAGCAAATGATTGATGATATGCTTCTTGAAGCGTTATTCCATGTTTGTTAGGAACATACTTGATGATGTTTTCCATCTCTTTCGAATCAATCTGTAACACTTTGCCAATGTCTCGGAGGGCCGCTTTAGCGCCAAACGTACCGAATGTAATGATTTGCGCCACATATTGTTGTCCATACTTATTGGCGACGTATTGAATAACTTCTTCACGCCGGTCATCGGGAAAATCAATATCAATATCCGGCATCGACACCCGTTCTGGATTTAAAAACCGCTCAAATAATAGCCCGTATTGAATCGGATCGATGTCTGTAATATAAAGTGTATACGCGACAAGCGATCCTGCTGCCGACCCTCGCCCTGGACCCGTAACAATCCCTTTTTTTCGAGCGAAATTCATAAAATCCCAAACGATAAGAAAATAATCGCTGAAATCCATTTGCTGAATGACATCGAGTTCATATTCAAGCCGTTTGATGTAAGCATCAGAAGGGGACGAAACTCGTTCATATAGTCCTTTCAGACAAAGGCGCCGCAAATAATGATCTGCGTTTTCCTTTTCTGGAACAGGGTATTTCGGCAGCTTTAATGTGTCCAAGCTGATATGAAGATGGCATTGATCCGCGATTTTCCTGCTGTTTTCCACCGCCTCAGGCAAATCAGAAAACCGCTTTTTCATTTCCTCTGGCGATGTTAAATATCGTTCTCCATCTGTCGCCATCCCCGTTTTTATCACCGCGCCTTGTTTGATCGCTAATAAACAGTGCTGCACAAACGCATCTTCTTTTTCAATATATTGAACATCGTTTGTTGCCACAAGCGGGGTATTGGTTTCGTTGCTTAAATGAATCAACTGCTGCTCATACGGTTCTTGCTGCTTATTTTCTCCTCGCTGTACGGAAAGGTAAAAATCATCTCCAAAAATTTGCTTATATCGTTCTAACACTTGCTTTGCCTTTGTTATTTCGTTATGGGCAAGCAATGTTTCAATTTGCCCGCTTTTTCCTGGGGTTAGTGCAATTAATCCGCCACGATAATGCCATAACCATTTTTCTGGAATTCCTTCTTGTGTTTTCGTTTGAATCGTACTGCTTATTTTTATTAAATGCTGATAGCCTGTTTCGTTTTTTGCTAATAAAACGAGCGGATATGTGCTTTCCCCCTCCAGCACAATGTCTGTGATCATCCCAATAATCGGCCGAATACCGTAACGTTTACATTCCATATAAAAAGGAATTGCTCCGTACAATACGTTTTCATCTGTTAATGCCAGTGCAGAAAATTGCAGGTCTTTTGCCTTTTTTACCAAATCGCTGATTTTCGCTGGACTTGTTAACAGGCTGTAACAGCTGCGAACGTGAAGGTGAACAAACGACAACAATCTCCCCCTCCTTTTCCTCCATTATAGTGGACAAAACTTTTTCATTGCAAAACATACTCTTCCTCGATCGTCCATATACATAGTAAAAGAAAGGGTGGGACGAGTATGAGCGAAAAGATGCCATTTTTGCCTGCTTTTATTCAAAGTTATTTTATTGCTGTCGGCGTGCTGTTAGGCGGTGCGATGATCGGGGCGCTCGGCGCGTTTTTAAGCGGAGAACAGCCGCTTACGGCAATGTATCGATTTGCCGGTGATTTGCGAATTTGGGCTGTGGTTGCTGCCATTGGAGGAACGTTCGATACGTTTTATATGGTAGAACGGGGATTCTTTTTTGGGGAAACTCGCGACATTATTAAACAGTTTCTTCTCATTCTTTCCGCGATGGGAGGCGCGCAGACAGGCGTTACCATTATTACTTGGCTGACACAGGAGCATATTTCTTCATGAGAATCCCGCCTCATTACAACTATCCAACATGGCAGCGTTTTTTTGCCGGCGTTGCGATCGGAGCGCTCATCAGCTGGTTTGTTTTTTTACATTTATTCGGCGTCTTGCAAGAAAAACAAGTTCGAAAAATCATCGAACTTCAAGACAAAATTGCCGATTTGGAAGATGAAATCCGCATTTGGCAAGAAGACTACGTCAAACAGAATAAAATAAACAAAAAAAAATTGATGGTACAAGAAATTTCTGTCCACCTCGTCAACGCGGAGCAATATAAACTTGACTCTTATACGACGTTTCGCATTGAAGAAAGCGTAAAGGAGGATGTTTCCCACTTAAAAGCAAAAGATATCGAAACCGTTTATAACAGCCGGGAGTTGCTAAAGCGGGCTATTGAAAATAAAACATACACCATCAACGAGCAACCGTATAAGCTGGAAATTTATCAGATGTTCGTCTTTACTACTTTATCGATTGAACTAAAATTAAAACCGCTGCCTTCCTCATAAAGAGAAAATGTCCCGGATCTTGCCATACCGGGACATTCCTTCATTTTATTGAGAAAGACACGCTGCTTTCAAATCTTCAATGACGCGGTCCGCATCATCCCAAGAATCAATCGAAGCGCCTGCGGCAAGCGGATGGCCGCCGCCGCGATATTTTTTCGCTACTTCATTGACAATTGGGCCTTTGGAACGAAGGCGGACGCGAATTTCTTTCTCTTCCTCGATAAAAAATACCCATGCGACAACTCCTTCGATATTGCCAAGAAGGCCAACTAACTGCGATGCTTCGGAAGCAGTAACGCCATATTGCTCAAGCAGCGATTTCGGCATTTTTATCGCTGCCACTCCTTCTTTCGATACCGTAAAATTTTGCAGCACATATCCACTTAAATGCGCCACATTCAACTTCGTACGATACAATCCATCATATAGCTCCGTCAATGAAAATCCATATTGAATCAGTTCGCTTGCATAACGAAACGTTTTTTTCGCTCGTTCTTGGGAAAAGGAAACGGCCTGTATCTCCGACAATCCCCGCGTAAATAAGACGTGCCGCTTCTTTTGTCATCACAAGTCCTTCTTCTTTACCAGCTAAATAAAATTCATAAATCATTTCGCTTGTGGAACTTGCGTTTGTATCTACCCATAATATGTCTCCATATGGGTCTTCGTTTGGATGATGGTCAATTTTAATCAATTGTTTGCCAAGCCGATAACGATCATCGCAAATCCGATCTGTATTTGCCGTATCACAAACAATCACGAGCGCATTTTCATATGTTTTGTCTTCAATGACATCCATCCGCCGTAAAAATTGCAACGACTCTTCTTCCTTCCCAACCGTATACACCGTTTTTTCTGGAAAAGAGGCTTTCAAAATCTCCGCCAATCCCCCTTGTGACCCATACGCATCAGGGTCTGGGCGCACGTGGCGATGAATGATGATTGTATCAAATTGATGGATCGCTCTTAAAATTTCCAAACATTTCTCTTTCATCTTTCTTCCCCTTTTTTGCGGCTGTATTTTTTTTCATTATACGCGAACAAGAAAGGTCATTGCTAGAATTCTTCCTCATTTCTATGTACAATAAGGTAGAAAGAAATAATGGAGGGTGCTATTTATGCCAACACTCGTGATTTTCATTATATTTTCCTTTTCTTTTTACGTCTATTATAAAATAAAGTATTTTCGCTCCCACCGTCCGATGGAACGACGTTGGCTTTCCGCCAAATCAAGCATTGCTCTCGGTCTATTCGTGTTCTTTTTCGGATTAAATCAGTTTTTTCTCCATTCTTCCACCGTCACCTATATTATCGGTACTATTTTCTTGCTAATTGGCGCCGGAAGCGCGTGGGCGGGCTATCGCGCCTATAAGCATTATTTGCCTCTCGTTTTGGAAGAAGCAAAACAAACAGCAAAAAACGGGGCGTAAATCGCGTCCCGTTTTGATACGACTTCTAACGGTCAATTAATTGACACATCATTAGCGCTTTTCCAACGACGACACCTTCGTTATACACTTCCACATCGACTTTTCCAAATTTCCGTCCAATTTCTAGCAGTTTCGCTTTCACATCGATCGTGCTTTCGATTTGCACTGGTTTAATAAAATAAATCGTAATATTTTCAATCACTAAATCTCCGCGTTTATATGCCCGAAGCGCACGCGTAGCCGCTTCCGTCACAATCGTTGTAAATACTCCATACGATAGTGTTCCTAAATGATTCGTCATTTGCGGAGTAATCGTGCAGCGAAACATCTCCTCTTTCCCGTCACTATTGGCTTCCTGAAATTGGCTTGTAATAATATCATCAATGGTTTCACCAACTTGCGGCTGGCGTTGAATCATCTGAAGCGCTTTTAATACGTCTTGGCGGCTAATAATTCCTTGAAGCCGGTTATGTTCGTCAACAACTGGCAATAATTCGATGCCTTCCCATACCATGATATGGGAAGCGGAGGCGACCGATGTCTTTCCTTTTACCGTGATCGGGTGCTTTGTCATCGCCTTTTCAATCGGCAATTTTCGGTCAAAATCAAGCACATCTTTTGTAGTAACAACTCCTTGTACTTTTAACTGCTGATCCACAACCGGAAACCGGCTATGTCTTGTTTCACGATTGAGCTCATACCAACGTTCAATCGGATCGGTCGTATATAAATATGCTGTTTTTTCAAGCGGTATTAAAATATCTTCGACAAGAACAATTTCCTTTTTAATTAACTGGTCATAAATCGCTCGGTTAATCATCGTCGCTACTGTAAACGTATCGTAGCTTGTCGAAATAATCGGGAGCTGTAATTCGTCTGCTAATTTTTTTACATGGTCTTCCGTATCAAATCGCCGGTGATTAATACGGCTGCTCCGGCTTCGAGCGCCCGTTCATGCGCTTTCGTACGGTTTCCAACAATCAACAAATCGCCAGCGCCCGTATAGCGC
It encodes:
- the dnaE gene encoding DNA polymerase III subunit alpha translates to MSFVHLHVRSCYSLLTSPAKISDLVKKAKDLQFSALALTDENVLYGAIPFYMECKRYGIRPIIGMITDIVLEGESTYPLVLLAKNETGYQHLIKISSTIQTKTQEGIPEKWLWHYRGGLIALTPGKSGQIETLLAHNEITKAKQVLERYKQIFGDDFYLSVQRGENKQQEPYEQQLIHLSNETNTPLVATNDVQYIEKEDAFVQHCLLAIKQGAVIKTGMATDGERYLTSPEEMKKRFSDLPEAVENSRKIADQCHLHISLDTLKLPKYPVPEKENADHYLRRLCLKGLYERVSSPSDAYIKRLEYELDVIQQMDFSDYFLIVWDFMNFARKKGIVTGPGRGSAAGSLVAYTLYITDIDPIQYGLLFERFLNPERVSMPDIDIDFPDDRREEVIQYVANKYGQQYVAQIITFGTFGAKAALRDIGKVLQIDSKEMENIIKYVPNKHGITLQEAYHQSFAFRQAVQASSLLKQWIAIAMKVEGLPRHTSTHAAGVIISSEPLSQIVPLQQGHGELYLTQYPMDVLERLGLLKMDFLGLRTLTLLEHICRLIQQQTGKTIDVRSIPLDDRKTYELVSKGDTNGIFQLESDGMKQVLKQLKPSQFEDIVAVNALYRPGPIDYIPSYIKRKHGEENVSYLHPDLAPILAPTYGVLIYQEQIMQIAANIAGFSLGKADLLRRAVAKKKKEILDQQRNEFVQGCIDQGYDEGFANDVYDMIVRFANYGFNRSHAVAYSMLSYQLAYLKAHYPLYFYTALLTSVIGDEEKVSLYIYEARRKQIEILPPSINQSRYSFSVEHEKIRYSLAAIKHVGIAAVKAIVQERKKGPFADFFDFCVRLFGKGINRKTIESLILSGCFDEFGIERASLLASVDVALEHAQLVGPYVEEGLFSDISLKPKYVEAPSLSLEEKLMYEKELLGVYVSPHPTSAYRKVFRLDGVRSVMSVIREKTDFPVKVGVYIVEERKTRTKTGEEMAFFTVSDESGEMDVVAFPDVYRRYSSVLKKGTVRLLEGKVEVRKGKAQLVIRKADVPAMEALYVKIRPEHIASGKLFTLKELLQKYHGKTPVFLYYEQEQKMVKLTEEYDVALTDECIASLKALLGDEHIVVK
- a CDS encoding YtrH family sporulation protein, coding for MSEKMPFLPAFIQSYFIAVGVLLGGAMIGALGAFLSGEQPLTAMYRFAGDLRIWAVVAAIGGTFDTFYMVERGFFFGETRDIIKQFLLILSAMGGAQTGVTIITWLTQEHISS
- the ytrI gene encoding sporulation membrane protein YtrI, with the protein product MRIPPHYNYPTWQRFFAGVAIGALISWFVFLHLFGVLQEKQVRKIIELQDKIADLEDEIRIWQEDYVKQNKINKKKLMVQEISVHLVNAEQYKLDSYTTFRIEESVKEDVSHLKAKDIETVYNSRELLKRAIENKTYTINEQPYKLEIYQMFVFTTLSIELKLKPLPSS
- a CDS encoding YtpI family protein, whose product is MPTLVIFIIFSFSFYVYYKIKYFRSHRPMERRWLSAKSSIALGLFVFFFGLNQFFLHSSTVTYIIGTIFLLIGAGSAWAGYRAYKHYLPLVLEEAKQTAKNGA